Proteins from a single region of Mytilus trossulus isolate FHL-02 chromosome 2, PNRI_Mtr1.1.1.hap1, whole genome shotgun sequence:
- the LOC134706156 gene encoding mucin-2-like: protein MTDNSILFKGALPTSTNKTIAASSLHMANRTTHVHQKRKTQLSYNTRMTNLVEKYTEWDNWVNSNAPDGSGDDYEPIDEVLKHSHLCSYPIKIECLTTTGSKADDIGQIITCDLCSGLQCVNYDQSDSKGCADYKVRLACLKLPTECLTPVSTVPPVPVVTTTMKLPQTPTVNTNR, encoded by the exons ATGACGGATAATTCTATCTTGTTCAAAGGGGCTTTACCAACATCGACAAACAAGACAATTGCTGCATCATCGTTACACATGGCAAACAGAACAACGCATGTTCACCAAAAGAGAAAAACACAGCTGTCATACAACACAAGAATGACGAATTTAG TTGAGAAATATACAGAATGGGATAATTGGGTCAATTCGAACGCACCAGATGGCAGTGGTGATGACTACGAACCTATTGATGAAGTGTTGAAACACTCGCATCTTTGTTCTTATCCTATTAAGATTGAGTGCCTAACTACTACAGGATCCAAGGCTGATGACATCGGGCAAATCATTACCTGTGACCTTTGTAGTGGTTTACAGTGTGTGAATTATGACCAGTCTGATTCCAAAGGATGTGCTGATTACAAAGTTAGACTTGCATGTTTGAAATTGCCCACTGAATGTC TTACACCTGTTTCAACAGTACCTCCAGTCCCTGTAGTGACaacaacaatgaaattaccTCAGACGCCAACAGTAAATACAAACCGTTAG
- the LOC134708539 gene encoding protein asteroid homolog 1-like, which yields MGIKNLSSYIQRRNVAKKYRLRDTKLVIDGKNLCHELMETSYTGTKYGGNYDVFSEHVEKFFDLLRNCNVKPYVVMDGAHDSDDKKFECLLERCEKRISKISDGSKKCFPILSHRCFTYTIIKLGIPIETCYYEADHEIASLAKSWICPVLSNDNDFYIYDLPGGFIRLNDLNFNRRTKTECFTYIDTSIYYSENIHESLGISPSVLPLLVVFLDNDYYKLDKTIIKQFVSKELKISAKKAEHKLKKSIDVMIEILRPFADTSEGIDALSRCLDNHIAFLSNEEKGQIIDKAKVILKQFSLQNVTETENNLFNSEARNEITPAIPFPSWLIQSIRNCDISPFIINVLDKRVLLKPNLEDLTQEFIYEITSAIRQIIYKMATGKTLQEVIVEHHRENCHMVQTRILPITSNLKLGKIPTLNMMQGTEEEVKLNCLSNIFQFPLEKLVMIPKVSRMFILALNYLAKNSGLKQSTKGMKCLLFCHLLLLSKEYGHIYDLPVDSVCVEKVFEYCADDHGVPFDIALLHEFQKLQIVIDILYDLNGLFMFPLEIPNPNVMYKSGLMYPLFTKTDNENHLDRIIETCFEKDSPLRVTFLEILKLLLENLK from the coding sequence atgggAATTAAAAATCTTTCCAGTTACATTCAACGACGAAATGTTGCCAAAAAATACCGTCTTCGCGATACCAAATTAGTCATAGATGGGAAAAATCTTTGTCACGAATTGATGGAAACATCATACACAGGAACTAAATATGGCGGGAATTATGATGTATTCTCCGAGCATGTGGAAAAGTTTTTTGATTTATTACGAAATTGCAACGTTAAACCATATGTCGTCATGGATGGTGCTCACGATTCCGATGATAAAAAGTTCGAGTGTCTCTTAGAAAGATGCGAGAAAAGGATATCTAAGATATCAGATGGTAGTAAGAAATGTTTCCCAATCTTGTCCCACAGATGTTTTACTTACACTATTATAAAACTTGGCATACCAATCGAGACATGTTACTACGAAGCCGATCATGAAATAGCCAGTCTTGCTAAATCCTGGATCTGTCCAGTTCTGTCAAACGACaatgatttttacatatatgatCTTCCAGGAGGATTTATTCGCCTGAATGATCTAAATTTTAACAGGCGTACCAAAACTGAGTGCTTTACCTATATTGATACTTCAATATACTATTCAGAGAATATTCATGAATCGCTCGGAATTTCACCATCTGTTTTACCTCTTCTAGTAGTCTTTCTAGACAATGACTATTATAAGTTAGATAAGACAATTATTAAGCAGTTCGTGTCAAAAGAACTGAAGATTTCAGCCAAAAAAGCTGAACACAAGCTTAAGAAGTCAATCGATGTTATGATAGAAATATTACGACCCTTCGCCGATACAAGTGAGGGTATCGATGCTTTATCGAGATGTCTTGACAATCATATCGCATTCTTGTCGAACGAAGAAAAAGGCCAAATTATCGATAAAGCAAAAGTGATCTTAAAACAGTTTAGTTTGCAAAATGTAACCGAAACAGAAAACAATCTCTTTAATTCGGAAGCAAGGAATGAAATAACACCTGCAATTCCGTTTCCTTCTTGGCTTATTCAAAGTATAAGGAATTGTGACATATCGCCTTTCATTATAAATGTTCTTGACAAAAGAGTTTTACTAAAACCAAATCTTGAAGACTTAACACAAGAATTCATTTACGAAATTACATCGGCGATTCGTCAAATTATATACAAGATGGCGACTGGCAAAACATTACAGGAGGTGATAGTCGAACACCACAGAGAAAACTGTCACATGGTACAAACACGGATTTTACCTATAACCAGCAATTTGAAATTAGGCAAAATACCCACCTTGAATATGATGCAAGGTACCGAGGAAGAAGTGAAGCTTAACTGCTTATCAAATATTTTCCAGTTTCCATTAGAAAAGCTTGTAATGATTCCGAAAGTGTCTCGAATGTTTATACTTGCCTTAAACTACCTCGCTAAAAATTCTGGATTGAAGCAATCAACCAAAGGCATGAAATGTCTTTTGTTTTGTCACTTGCTTCTGCTGAGCAAAGAATATGGACATATCTACGATCTCCCTGTAGACTCTGTATGTGTAGAAAAGGTGTTTGAGTACTGTGCAGACGACCACGGAGTGCCATTTGATATTGCACTGTTACATGAATTTCAGAAACTCCAGATTGTGATAGACATATTATACGATCTAAATGGTCTATTTATGTTTCCTTTGGAAATCCCGAACCCAAACGTCATGTACAAAAGTGGACTAATGTATCCACTGTTCACAAAAACGGACAATGAGAATCATCTCGATAGAATAATAGAGACATGTTTTGAAAAGGATTCTCCGTTGAGGGtaacatttttagaaattttaaagttactTTTAGAAAACcttaaataa